Proteins encoded by one window of Streptococcus sanguinis:
- the ligA gene encoding NAD-dependent DNA ligase LigA, which produces MKERMSELVELLNRYAHEYYTADRPSVSDSEYDRLYRELAELEEKYPTDILPDSPTHRVGGKILEGFEKYPHQYPLFSLQDAFSREELLAFDQRVRKEFPQVSYLCELKIDGLSISLTYENGILVAGATRGDGSVGENITENLKRVKDIPLTLKEPLDITVRGECYMPKASFDAVNQLRQENGEPEFANPRNAAAGTLRQLDTAVVAKRNLATFLYQEASPTQADSQEAVLNKLADLDFSVNPTHILADSIDSVWEFIEKIAQERDSLAYEIDGIVIKVNDLAVQEELGFTVKAPKWAIAYKFPAEEKEAQLLSVDWTVGRTGVVTPTANLTPVQLAGTTVSRATLHNVDYIAEKDIRQKDTVIVYKAGDIIPAVLRVVESKRVSEEPLEIPSHCPSCESELVHFEDEVALRCINPLCPAQIKEGLIHFASRDAMNINGLGPAVVEKLFAQNLVKDVAGIYRLTVENLLELENFKEKSANKLYTAIQASKENSAERLLFGLGIRHVGSKASRILLEKFHDIPKLSQASQEEIAAIDSLGTVIAQSLHTYFEQEGSQILLAELQEAGVNLDYLGQKAAADAALSGMTVVLTGKLQKLTRNQAKEKLQSLGANVSGSVSKKTNLVVAGADAGSKLAKAQELGIEIRDEDWLDSL; this is translated from the coding sequence ATGAAAGAAAGAATGTCAGAATTAGTAGAATTGCTCAATCGATACGCCCATGAATATTATACGGCAGATAGGCCAAGCGTATCGGACAGCGAGTATGACAGACTCTATCGTGAGTTAGCGGAGTTAGAAGAAAAGTACCCAACCGATATCCTGCCTGACAGTCCGACGCATCGGGTGGGCGGGAAGATTTTAGAAGGATTTGAAAAATATCCACACCAGTATCCTCTCTTTAGTTTGCAGGATGCTTTTTCACGTGAAGAATTACTAGCCTTTGACCAGCGGGTTCGCAAGGAATTTCCACAAGTTTCTTATCTTTGTGAACTCAAGATTGATGGGCTCTCTATTTCCCTGACCTATGAAAATGGAATCTTGGTAGCAGGAGCGACTCGGGGGGATGGTTCTGTTGGTGAAAACATTACTGAAAATCTCAAGCGAGTCAAGGATATTCCACTGACTTTGAAAGAACCGCTGGACATTACGGTTCGCGGAGAGTGCTATATGCCCAAGGCATCCTTTGATGCGGTCAATCAGCTGCGACAGGAAAATGGTGAGCCTGAGTTTGCCAATCCACGTAATGCAGCAGCGGGAACCTTGCGCCAGCTGGACACAGCAGTTGTGGCTAAGCGCAATCTAGCAACCTTCCTCTACCAAGAAGCCAGTCCGACTCAGGCTGACAGCCAAGAAGCCGTCTTAAACAAGCTGGCAGATTTGGACTTCTCAGTCAATCCTACTCATATTCTGGCGGATTCTATCGACTCAGTTTGGGAGTTTATCGAAAAGATTGCGCAGGAGCGAGACAGTCTGGCTTATGAGATTGACGGTATTGTCATCAAGGTTAATGACTTGGCGGTGCAAGAGGAGCTTGGCTTTACTGTCAAGGCACCTAAGTGGGCCATCGCCTATAAGTTTCCGGCTGAGGAAAAGGAAGCCCAGCTTCTGTCTGTTGACTGGACAGTGGGGCGGACGGGAGTGGTGACTCCGACAGCCAATCTGACGCCAGTGCAGCTAGCGGGAACGACTGTCAGCCGAGCAACCTTGCACAATGTGGACTATATTGCAGAGAAGGATATTCGTCAGAAAGACACCGTTATCGTCTATAAGGCGGGGGATATTATTCCTGCTGTCTTGCGAGTGGTGGAGTCCAAGCGTGTCTCAGAGGAGCCTCTGGAAATACCAAGTCACTGTCCGAGCTGTGAGAGTGAGCTGGTACATTTTGAAGATGAAGTCGCTCTACGCTGCATCAATCCGCTCTGTCCAGCCCAAATCAAGGAAGGTTTGATTCACTTTGCCAGCCGGGATGCCATGAATATTAATGGTCTTGGTCCAGCAGTAGTAGAGAAGCTCTTTGCTCAAAATCTAGTCAAGGATGTGGCTGGAATCTATCGGCTGACGGTGGAAAATTTACTAGAACTAGAGAACTTTAAGGAAAAATCAGCAAATAAATTGTATACTGCTATTCAAGCTTCCAAGGAGAACTCGGCTGAACGCCTCTTGTTCGGCTTGGGGATTCGCCATGTGGGAAGCAAGGCTAGTCGGATTTTGCTGGAGAAATTCCATGATATTCCTAAGCTGTCTCAGGCCAGCCAAGAAGAGATTGCGGCTATTGACAGCCTTGGAACTGTGATTGCCCAAAGCCTGCATACCTATTTTGAGCAGGAAGGCTCCCAGATTCTTTTGGCGGAGCTACAAGAAGCAGGTGTGAATCTGGACTATCTGGGGCAAAAGGCAGCGGCTGATGCAGCTCTATCTGGTATGACGGTTGTCCTGACTGGTAAATTACAAAAATTGACACGCAATCAAGCCAAGGAAAAATTGCAGAGTCTGGGAGCTAATGTTTCCGGATCTGTTTCTAAAAAAACGAATCTGGTAGTGGCTGGCGCAGATGCTGGCAGCAAGCTAGCCAAGGCTCAGGAGTTAGGAATTGAAATTCGGGATGAAGATTGGCTTGATAGCTTATGA
- a CDS encoding methionyl aminopeptidase, which translates to MITLKSQREIDLMDKSGDFLASVHIGLRDLIKPGIDMWDIEEYVRKRCKEDNALPLQIGVEGSVMDYPYATCCSLNDEVAHAFPRHQKLVEGDVISVDMVVGLVDKAELDVSKLDFDNVEQMKQHTESFRGGVADSCWTYAVGKISPEAQQLMDVTKECLYRGIAAAKVGNRIGDIGAAIQEYAESHGYGVVRDLVGHGVGPTMHEEPMVPHYGREGRGLRLREGMVLTIEPMINTGTWEIDTDFETGWAHKTLDGGLSCQYEHQFVITKDGPVILTSQGEEGTY; encoded by the coding sequence ATGATTACTTTAAAATCACAGCGTGAAATTGACTTGATGGACAAGAGTGGAGATTTTCTGGCTTCGGTCCATATCGGTTTGAGAGACTTGATTAAGCCAGGCATTGACATGTGGGACATAGAAGAGTATGTCCGCAAGCGTTGTAAAGAAGACAATGCGCTGCCTCTGCAGATTGGTGTTGAAGGGTCTGTCATGGACTATCCTTATGCGACTTGCTGCTCTCTTAATGACGAGGTAGCCCATGCCTTTCCCCGTCATCAGAAACTGGTAGAAGGCGATGTCATCAGCGTTGATATGGTTGTTGGCTTGGTCGATAAGGCAGAGCTGGATGTGTCCAAGCTAGATTTTGACAATGTGGAACAGATGAAGCAACACACAGAGAGCTTTCGGGGCGGTGTGGCGGATTCTTGCTGGACCTATGCAGTAGGGAAAATTAGCCCAGAGGCTCAGCAGCTGATGGATGTGACCAAGGAATGTCTCTATCGTGGAATTGCGGCTGCCAAGGTTGGCAATCGTATCGGTGACATTGGCGCAGCTATTCAGGAATATGCTGAAAGTCATGGCTATGGTGTTGTGCGGGATCTGGTGGGTCACGGTGTTGGCCCAACCATGCATGAGGAGCCTATGGTGCCGCATTACGGTCGAGAAGGACGCGGCTTGCGCTTGCGTGAGGGAATGGTTCTGACTATCGAACCCATGATTAATACAGGTACCTGGGAAATTGATACGGACTTTGAGACCGGCTGGGCACATAAAACGCTGGATGGCGGCCTGTCCTGTCAGTATGAGCATCAGTTTGTCATTACAAAAGATGGTCCTGTCATTCTGACCAGCCAGGGAGAAGAAGGAACTTATTAG
- a CDS encoding diacylglycerol kinase family lipid kinase, with the protein MKDKIKRARLIYNPTSGQEIIKKNIAEVLDVLEDVGYETSAYQTTPAPLSAQKEAERAAKAGFDLIIAAGGDGTINEVVNGVANLDERPKLAFIPTGTTNDYARALKIPMGDPVAAARIIEKNQTIKMDIGRAYGSKYFINIAAAGTLTELTYSVPSEVKSRLGYFAYVAEGAKKLPRSKFRKVRIKHDHGVFEGKISLMFAALTNSIGGFEKLAPDTKLDDGNFTLILVKTANLFDMLSLMMQAINGGQHVGDINVEYLKTSKLQLEVLDKKGPFMLNLDGEYGGDTPVELEVLHGHLEFFANIDEISQTALSIE; encoded by the coding sequence ATGAAGGATAAGATTAAACGAGCACGATTGATTTATAACCCGACTTCGGGACAGGAAATTATTAAGAAAAATATTGCGGAAGTTCTGGATGTTTTGGAGGATGTGGGCTATGAAACCAGCGCCTACCAGACCACTCCAGCGCCTCTTTCTGCTCAAAAAGAAGCTGAAAGAGCAGCAAAAGCAGGATTTGATTTGATTATTGCGGCAGGCGGCGACGGTACCATCAATGAGGTAGTTAATGGCGTGGCGAATCTGGATGAACGGCCTAAATTGGCCTTTATCCCAACTGGTACAACCAACGACTATGCGCGTGCTCTGAAGATTCCCATGGGAGACCCAGTAGCGGCGGCCCGCATTATTGAAAAGAACCAGACCATTAAAATGGATATTGGCCGGGCATATGGCAGCAAGTATTTTATTAATATTGCAGCAGCTGGAACCCTGACAGAGCTAACTTACAGCGTTCCTAGCGAGGTCAAATCCCGCCTAGGCTACTTTGCCTATGTTGCAGAAGGAGCAAAAAAACTCCCTCGCTCTAAGTTCCGCAAGGTCCGTATCAAGCACGACCACGGTGTCTTTGAAGGAAAGATTTCGCTCATGTTTGCGGCTCTGACCAATTCTATCGGTGGTTTTGAAAAGCTAGCGCCAGACACTAAATTAGACGATGGGAATTTTACCTTGATTTTGGTCAAGACAGCCAATCTCTTTGATATGCTAAGCCTGATGATGCAGGCTATCAATGGCGGTCAGCACGTTGGCGATATCAATGTAGAATACCTTAAAACAAGCAAGCTGCAGCTGGAAGTTTTAGATAAAAAAGGTCCATTTATGCTGAATTTGGATGGAGAATACGGTGGCGATACGCCTGTTGAACTGGAAGTGCTGCACGGACATTTGGAATTTTTTGCCAATATTGATGAAATCAGTCAGACAGCCCTTTCAATAGAATAA
- a CDS encoding QueT transporter family protein, producing MKQEKLTVRDLAQIAIVAAIYVALTITPPLNAISYGAYQFRISEMMNFMAFYNRKYIMGVTIGCMIANLYSFGIVDVFVGGGSTLVFLSLGVYLFSRYKNQYLIKGLIRLDHFYFAVLFSISMVTIAAELHFLQGYPFLLTWFTTAIGEFASLIAGAILINQIARRIDLTK from the coding sequence ATGAAACAAGAAAAACTGACAGTTCGTGATTTGGCTCAGATTGCCATTGTTGCTGCTATTTATGTAGCTCTTACGATTACGCCCCCTTTAAATGCTATAAGCTATGGTGCTTACCAGTTCAGAATTTCTGAAATGATGAACTTTATGGCCTTTTATAATCGGAAATATATCATGGGTGTGACCATTGGCTGTATGATTGCCAATCTCTATAGTTTTGGAATCGTTGATGTCTTTGTCGGTGGTGGGTCCACTTTAGTCTTCCTGTCACTAGGTGTCTACCTTTTCAGTCGCTATAAGAATCAATATCTGATTAAAGGCTTGATTCGTTTGGATCATTTCTATTTTGCAGTTTTATTCTCTATTTCGATGGTGACCATTGCTGCAGAATTACACTTCTTGCAAGGCTATCCATTCCTCCTGACTTGGTTCACAACAGCCATTGGAGAATTTGCTTCTTTGATTGCTGGAGCTATCCTTATTAACCAGATTGCCCGACGAATTGATTTAACAAAATAA
- a CDS encoding GtrA family protein, translating into MKTLIKKFFDNEVLSYLFFGVAATLVYMTTRLLIFALTGQTLFATITANVTAVLFAFITNDTIVFKQQRKGWQKRLFKFALARSGTLLLDIVLAKLLVDTYPNIIGQFVNNNRNLINSIESLFSQVLIIVLNYVFSKVFIFENKKS; encoded by the coding sequence ATGAAAACTTTAATCAAAAAATTCTTTGACAATGAGGTTCTGTCCTATCTTTTCTTTGGTGTGGCAGCTACCCTTGTTTATATGACCACTCGTCTTCTTATCTTTGCTCTTACAGGACAGACATTATTTGCGACCATTACTGCTAATGTCACAGCAGTTCTTTTTGCCTTTATCACAAATGATACCATTGTCTTTAAGCAGCAACGCAAAGGTTGGCAAAAGCGACTTTTTAAATTTGCTCTGGCGCGTTCTGGCACTCTTTTGCTAGACATCGTTCTTGCAAAATTATTAGTGGATACTTATCCTAATATTATCGGGCAATTTGTCAACAATAACCGCAATCTTATCAACTCTATCGAGTCACTTTTTTCTCAAGTACTTATTATTGTTCTCAACTATGTTTTCAGTAAAGTCTTTATCTTTGAAAACAAGAAAAGCTAA
- a CDS encoding B3/B4 domain-containing protein, whose protein sequence is MKVTVEHEFWQVFPEAQISILVVKGLDNRVDESKDPYFKSLLDKGAKRAEDFIPDENFTQNEVIQEWRQAFSQFKTKKGARSSIEALLKRVSQGREFHPINPLVDIYNSVSLSYAVPCGGEDLDKIVGGLYLGKAKGGEAFFPLGAESDAPALPEEIIYYDAEGAVCRCLNWREAQRTMLTEETKNAILVIEAINGEQAARAQAAMTELQTLIEDYFGVKGEITHLTLDNPSLQI, encoded by the coding sequence ATGAAAGTTACAGTTGAACATGAATTTTGGCAAGTATTTCCGGAAGCTCAGATAAGTATTTTAGTGGTCAAGGGACTGGATAATAGAGTGGATGAAAGTAAGGATCCATATTTCAAATCTCTGCTGGATAAGGGAGCGAAGCGAGCTGAGGACTTTATCCCAGACGAGAACTTCACTCAGAATGAAGTCATTCAGGAGTGGCGGCAGGCCTTCAGCCAATTCAAGACCAAGAAAGGGGCACGATCCTCTATCGAAGCTCTGCTCAAGCGGGTCAGTCAGGGGCGTGAATTTCATCCAATCAATCCTTTGGTTGATATCTACAACAGTGTCTCGCTGTCTTATGCGGTTCCATGTGGTGGTGAGGATTTGGATAAGATTGTCGGAGGTCTTTATTTAGGTAAAGCCAAGGGTGGGGAGGCCTTTTTCCCATTGGGTGCTGAGAGTGACGCGCCGGCTCTGCCAGAAGAAATCATCTACTATGATGCAGAGGGAGCTGTATGCCGTTGTCTTAACTGGCGAGAAGCCCAGCGGACCATGCTGACTGAGGAGACCAAGAATGCCATATTGGTCATCGAGGCCATCAATGGAGAGCAAGCAGCGCGTGCACAAGCAGCCATGACAGAGCTTCAGACTTTGATTGAGGACTATTTTGGTGTCAAAGGTGAAATCACCCATCTGACGCTTGATAATCCAAGCTTGCAAATCTGA
- a CDS encoding MarR family winged helix-turn-helix transcriptional regulator, with product MSVLREIGIIARALDSIANIEFRDIELARGQYLYLVRIAENPGIIQEELSELLKVDRSTVARSVKKLEAKGLVQQKAAKDNKKNKEWFVTETGEKLYPFILAENDYSEETSLQGFSQAEVQALEEMLVRVRENITGDWEAVKKGQKRNY from the coding sequence ATGTCAGTATTGCGGGAAATTGGGATTATTGCCCGAGCTTTAGATTCCATTGCTAATATTGAGTTCCGTGATATAGAGCTGGCACGAGGACAATATCTTTATCTGGTCCGAATCGCGGAGAATCCGGGAATTATCCAAGAGGAGCTGTCGGAGCTGCTCAAGGTGGATCGCTCAACGGTTGCCCGCTCTGTTAAGAAGCTAGAGGCCAAGGGCTTGGTGCAGCAGAAGGCAGCCAAAGACAACAAGAAGAACAAGGAATGGTTTGTGACGGAAACAGGGGAAAAACTTTATCCTTTTATCCTAGCTGAGAATGACTATTCTGAAGAGACATCCCTGCAGGGCTTTTCTCAGGCAGAAGTTCAAGCCTTGGAGGAAATGCTAGTTCGAGTGCGTGAAAACATCACAGGTGACTGGGAAGCAGTCAAAAAAGGACAAAAAAGAAACTATTAA
- a CDS encoding YihY/virulence factor BrkB family protein codes for MKEKRVKKLFSKVRNNQFLREFFRFYKEADSELSSVAVAYYWLISVFPLLLIIVNILPYFHIPIADFLTAIKDMLPETLYDVVAKVMREVLTQPSTGLLSFSVLSALWTFSKSMNFLQIAFNKAYGVAKSRGLISHRVMSLFVSLGLQILFALALFLTMFGHMSLDFLRTYWKLDSQLYQHLQHFTEPLIYALLFAVLVMLYYFLPNVKINKKRFVLPGSAFVLLTILALLNIFSVYMDNYLNHLVDVRFFSSIIMVVMMFWFIIIAKILIVGAVLNASIQSCCESGFQVESTGRFSFKKKEQDGEGN; via the coding sequence TTGAAGGAGAAGAGAGTGAAGAAATTATTTAGTAAGGTTCGCAACAATCAGTTTTTAAGAGAATTTTTCCGTTTTTATAAAGAGGCAGATAGTGAGCTGAGCAGCGTTGCAGTTGCTTATTATTGGCTGATTTCCGTTTTTCCTTTGCTCTTGATTATCGTCAATATTCTGCCTTATTTCCATATTCCAATTGCGGATTTTCTGACAGCTATTAAGGACATGCTGCCAGAGACTTTATATGATGTTGTAGCAAAAGTCATGCGTGAAGTGCTGACCCAGCCTTCGACTGGCCTGCTGAGCTTCTCAGTCTTGTCGGCCCTTTGGACTTTTTCCAAGTCCATGAATTTCCTACAAATTGCCTTTAACAAAGCCTATGGGGTGGCTAAGAGCCGGGGGCTGATTTCTCATCGCGTCATGAGTCTATTTGTGAGTCTTGGTCTGCAGATTCTCTTTGCCTTGGCCCTCTTTCTGACCATGTTTGGCCATATGTCGCTGGATTTCCTCCGTACTTACTGGAAACTAGATAGTCAGCTTTATCAGCACTTGCAGCATTTTACGGAGCCATTGATTTACGCCTTACTCTTTGCGGTTTTGGTTATGCTCTATTATTTTCTTCCTAATGTGAAAATCAACAAAAAACGCTTTGTTCTGCCCGGAAGCGCCTTTGTGCTCCTGACCATTCTGGCTTTGCTGAATATCTTTTCTGTATACATGGATAATTATTTAAATCACCTAGTTGATGTTCGCTTTTTCAGCTCCATCATTATGGTTGTGATGATGTTTTGGTTTATCATAATTGCTAAAATTTTGATTGTTGGTGCAGTACTCAATGCCAGTATCCAGAGCTGCTGTGAGTCAGGGTTTCAAGTTGAAAGCACTGGACGCTTTAGTTTCAAGAAGAAAGAGCAGGATGGGGAAGGGAACTGA
- the spxR gene encoding CBS-HotDog domain-containing transcription factor SpxR, translated as MSKHQEILTYLENLPIGKRVSVRSISNYLGVSDGTAYRAIKEAENRGIVETRPRSGTVRVKSKKVVLEHLTYKEIVDITGSEVLAGEDGLEKEFNKFSIGAMTEQNILRYLTEGGLLIVGDRTKIQLLALENENAVLITGGFEVSSEVLKMANLLNIPVLRTKHDTYTVATMINRALSNMQIKTDILTVEQVYRSSHEYGFLHDTDTVRDYLDLVRRNRASRFPVINQQQMLVGVVTMRDAGDKSPLTTLDKVMTKNVFMTGLSANIANISQRMIAEDFEMIPVVRSNQTLLGVITRRDIMEKMSRSQISSLPTFSEQVGQKISRQDDLFSFTVEPFMLEQNGVLANGVLTEILTRITQQLMVNSGRSLIIDQLMLYFFQAVQIDDLLHIQPRIIRQTRRTAIIDFEMYLEAMLVAKATITVKIN; from the coding sequence ATGAGTAAGCATCAGGAAATTTTAACCTATCTTGAAAATCTTCCAATCGGCAAGAGGGTCAGTGTCCGCAGTATTTCAAACTATCTGGGAGTCAGCGATGGGACGGCCTATCGAGCGATCAAGGAAGCGGAGAATCGAGGTATTGTTGAGACCAGGCCTCGGAGCGGTACGGTTCGGGTTAAGTCCAAGAAAGTTGTCTTGGAGCATCTGACCTATAAGGAAATCGTTGATATTACGGGCTCAGAAGTATTGGCTGGAGAAGATGGTCTAGAAAAAGAATTCAATAAATTTTCCATCGGAGCCATGACGGAGCAGAATATCCTACGCTATCTGACAGAGGGCGGTCTCCTGATTGTTGGAGACCGGACGAAAATCCAGCTCTTGGCTCTGGAAAATGAGAATGCGGTGTTGATTACTGGAGGTTTTGAAGTCAGCTCGGAAGTTCTGAAGATGGCTAATCTGCTTAATATACCGGTTCTCAGGACCAAGCACGATACCTATACTGTTGCAACCATGATTAATCGTGCCCTGTCCAATATGCAGATCAAGACCGATATATTAACAGTGGAGCAGGTCTATCGCTCCAGCCACGAGTACGGCTTCTTGCATGATACTGATACTGTGCGTGATTATCTGGACTTGGTTCGTCGCAATCGTGCCAGCCGGTTTCCGGTTATCAACCAGCAGCAGATGCTGGTGGGAGTAGTAACCATGCGGGATGCAGGGGATAAGTCTCCTCTGACAACCTTGGATAAGGTCATGACGAAAAATGTCTTTATGACAGGCTTATCTGCTAATATTGCCAATATCAGCCAGCGCATGATTGCAGAAGATTTTGAAATGATACCAGTGGTTCGCAGCAACCAGACCTTGCTGGGTGTGATTACGAGGCGGGACATTATGGAAAAAATGAGCCGTTCTCAGATTTCCAGCCTGCCGACTTTCAGTGAGCAAGTGGGACAGAAGATTAGCCGTCAGGATGATTTGTTTTCCTTTACTGTTGAGCCATTTATGCTGGAGCAAAATGGTGTGCTAGCCAACGGTGTGCTGACAGAAATTTTGACTCGGATTACCCAGCAGCTCATGGTCAACAGCGGCCGCAGCCTGATAATCGACCAGCTGATGCTTTATTTCTTTCAGGCGGTTCAGATTGATGACCTGCTGCATATCCAGCCGCGTATTATCCGTCAGACTAGGCGGACAGCCATTATTGACTTTGAGATGTATTTGGAAGCGATGCTGGTTGCCAAAGCCACGATTACAGTGAAAATTAATTAA
- a CDS encoding GNAT family N-acetyltransferase: MNLWTHLAACSFIETEHAFLRPIVFEDAGALYKIASNPENTQFIFPTEASLEESEYVIANFFMKNPLGIWAICHKETHEMIGSVKFEKMDEIKKEAELGYFLRQDYWGRGLMTEIVREIVFLSFTRFDFKRLSIITHAENLASQKVAQKSGFSLYRQFKGSDRYTRKMRDYLEYRYERGDFNE; encoded by the coding sequence ATGAATTTGTGGACACATTTAGCAGCCTGCTCATTTATTGAGACAGAGCATGCTTTTTTGCGGCCCATTGTCTTTGAAGATGCAGGAGCCCTATATAAGATTGCGTCCAATCCGGAAAATACTCAGTTCATCTTTCCGACAGAAGCAAGCCTAGAGGAAAGTGAATACGTCATTGCCAATTTCTTTATGAAAAATCCTCTGGGGATTTGGGCCATTTGTCACAAGGAAACGCATGAAATGATTGGCTCTGTCAAGTTTGAAAAGATGGACGAGATCAAGAAAGAAGCTGAGTTAGGTTATTTTCTGCGGCAAGACTACTGGGGACGAGGGCTGATGACAGAAATTGTCCGAGAGATTGTTTTTCTATCTTTTACCCGCTTTGACTTCAAGCGTCTCAGCATTATCACTCATGCAGAGAACCTAGCCAGTCAGAAGGTAGCTCAAAAATCTGGCTTCAGCCTCTACCGGCAGTTTAAAGGGAGCGATCGGTACACGAGGAAGATGAGAGATTATCTGGAGTACCGTTATGAGAGAGGAGATTTTAATGAGTAA
- a CDS encoding UDP-N-acetylglucosamine 1-carboxyvinyltransferase, with protein MKKIVIHGGRPLKGEVTINGAKNSVVALIPAVILADDIVTLDGVPDISDVDSLIDIMIAMGASVTRSEDSLTIDPRGIQNVPMPYGKINSLRASYYFYGSLLGRYGEATVGLPGGCDLGPRPIDLHLKAFEAMGAKMTMDGNYMNLSTGGQQLKGASIYMDTVSVGATINTMLAAVKAKGRTIIENAAREPEIIDVATLLNNMGAHIRGAGTDIITIEGVPHLHGTRHQVIPDRIEAGTYIALAAAIGQGIQINNVLYEHLESFIAKLEEMGVRMTVSEDSIFVEEQQNLRAINIKTSPYPGFATDLQQPITPLLLTANGHGKITDTIYEKRVNHVAELAKMAGKISTSSDQIVYEGPNQLQGAQVKATDLRAGAALVIAGLMAQGKTEITNIEFILRGYSNIIEKLTSLGADIQLIEE; from the coding sequence ATGAAAAAAATTGTAATACATGGTGGTCGCCCCTTAAAAGGAGAGGTGACTATTAATGGTGCTAAAAACAGTGTCGTTGCCTTGATTCCGGCTGTGATTCTGGCAGATGATATTGTAACGTTGGATGGCGTTCCGGATATTTCGGATGTGGATAGTCTGATTGATATCATGATTGCCATGGGGGCTAGTGTTACTCGCTCTGAGGACAGTCTGACGATTGATCCGCGTGGTATCCAAAACGTCCCTATGCCTTATGGAAAGATCAACAGTCTAAGAGCGTCTTATTATTTCTATGGCAGCTTGCTTGGCCGCTATGGTGAAGCGACGGTAGGTCTGCCTGGTGGCTGTGACTTGGGGCCGCGTCCTATTGACTTGCATCTCAAGGCTTTTGAAGCAATGGGGGCTAAGATGACCATGGATGGCAACTACATGAACCTATCCACAGGGGGTCAGCAGCTGAAAGGCGCTAGCATTTATATGGATACGGTCAGCGTGGGTGCTACCATCAACACGATGTTGGCTGCTGTCAAGGCCAAAGGTCGGACTATTATTGAAAATGCAGCGCGGGAGCCAGAAATCATTGATGTGGCAACTCTCTTGAATAATATGGGAGCACATATCCGTGGAGCAGGAACTGATATTATTACGATTGAGGGGGTTCCACACCTTCATGGAACGCGTCATCAAGTAATTCCTGATCGTATCGAGGCAGGGACCTATATCGCCCTTGCTGCAGCTATTGGTCAGGGAATTCAGATTAATAATGTCCTTTATGAGCATTTGGAGAGTTTTATTGCCAAGCTTGAGGAAATGGGTGTTCGGATGACGGTTTCTGAAGACAGCATTTTTGTCGAAGAGCAGCAAAATCTGCGTGCTATAAACATTAAGACTTCTCCTTATCCAGGCTTTGCAACTGACCTACAACAGCCCATCACTCCGCTCTTGCTGACGGCTAATGGCCATGGTAAGATTACGGACACAATCTATGAGAAGCGGGTTAACCATGTGGCGGAGCTAGCTAAGATGGCAGGCAAAATTTCAACTAGCAGCGACCAGATTGTCTATGAGGGACCAAATCAACTGCAGGGAGCTCAGGTCAAGGCGACCGATTTACGAGCAGGAGCTGCTTTGGTTATTGCAGGTTTGATGGCTCAAGGAAAGACAGAGATTACTAATATCGAGTTTATCCTGCGCGGCTATTCTAATATTATTGAAAAATTAACAAGTCTGGGTGCAGATATCCAGTTGATAGAAGAATAA